The following coding sequences lie in one Posidoniimonas polymericola genomic window:
- a CDS encoding Gldg family protein — protein MNPTVIKAIFKRDFISYFSNPTGYVFIGVFVVLSSVAAFWPPEFFSNNLANLDQLSEWMPFILIIFIPAITMSIWAEERRQGTDELLLTLPASDFDVVLGKYKAGVTIFLVALLFSMFSIFLVFSYGLGSPDIGQFLTTYLGYFLVGMAMLGIGMVASFLTSNLTIGFIMGMLFNLPLALAGEADAITKYPALAQTIRQWSAAEQFGDFSRGVVTLSGVVYFVSIALVALYICMVLIGRRHWSGGEEGASLGWHFIGRTLCLLVIVGAANIFLSNNNAVRLDATEGRINSLADSSRKLIRELGDDDEVKPVKVDVFVSPTVPTEYAKQKRELLSTLEELKSISGGKVQVNVNQIEVFSQEATVAEQAYGIEPRQVVANVQGAQSQDEIFMGAAFTSGLDKVVIPFFDRGVPVEYELVRSIATVSQQKRRKVGVLKTDAPLMGGFTMQGPTEEARIITELKKQYDLIEVDPANPITEKFDVLLAVQPSSLSPDAMANFVALVKSGQPVAVFEDPMPGLIPGVPGTAQPKQPQGQMAMFGGGQPEPKGDINQLWDVLGVRMGGEEIIWQAWNPYPSAGAFWTPQWVFVDENNGAQNPFSPDDPISKGLGQVLFFYAGGLNNMNREDVDFINLAVTGDQTGVLPYAAIRAVGDSPRLSQMHRVTNKSYILAAHVRGNVIDDEELELDDKVTDEELAKAQEELDSGEAADGGKKKEKKEQVKFNAVVVADIDCLSDTFFEIRRVGEEEMFIDWRFQNVTFVLNVLDSLAGDDRFIALRKRSKNYRTLEQIEAETARYREASQEEVEKFQEDAAGQIAAANESYEKAIATIEGRGDLSAMEKQMMLEEANIRERRKRDVKIKRLEDDRDQQVRQNERELAANIRGVQRTYKMAAVLVPPILPILLAAWVFFHRRQQEKEGVSQSRLRYGSADDKKGAAA, from the coding sequence ATGAACCCGACCGTCATCAAAGCGATCTTCAAACGCGATTTCATCAGCTACTTCTCGAACCCCACGGGGTACGTCTTTATCGGCGTGTTCGTGGTGCTCAGCTCGGTGGCCGCCTTCTGGCCGCCGGAGTTCTTCAGCAACAACCTGGCGAACCTCGACCAGCTCAGCGAGTGGATGCCGTTCATCCTGATCATCTTCATCCCCGCGATCACGATGAGCATCTGGGCCGAGGAGCGGCGCCAGGGGACCGACGAGCTGCTGCTCACCCTGCCGGCCAGCGACTTTGACGTCGTGCTCGGCAAGTACAAGGCGGGCGTCACGATCTTCCTGGTGGCCCTGCTGTTCTCGATGTTCTCCATCTTCCTGGTGTTCTCCTACGGCCTCGGCTCGCCGGACATCGGGCAGTTCCTGACGACCTACCTCGGCTACTTCCTGGTCGGCATGGCGATGCTGGGGATCGGCATGGTCGCCTCGTTCCTGACGAGCAACCTGACCATCGGGTTCATCATGGGCATGCTGTTCAACCTGCCGCTGGCGCTGGCCGGCGAGGCGGACGCCATCACCAAGTACCCGGCGCTGGCCCAGACCATCCGCCAGTGGAGCGCGGCCGAGCAGTTCGGCGACTTCTCCCGCGGCGTGGTGACGCTCAGCGGCGTGGTCTACTTCGTCAGCATCGCGCTGGTGGCGCTGTACATCTGCATGGTGCTGATCGGCCGCCGGCACTGGTCCGGCGGCGAGGAGGGCGCCTCGCTCGGGTGGCACTTTATCGGCCGCACCCTCTGCCTGCTGGTGATCGTCGGCGCGGCGAACATCTTCCTGTCCAACAACAACGCCGTCCGGCTGGACGCCACCGAGGGCCGCATCAACTCGCTGGCCGACAGCAGCCGCAAGCTGATCCGCGAGCTCGGCGACGACGACGAGGTGAAGCCGGTCAAGGTCGACGTGTTCGTCAGCCCCACGGTGCCGACCGAGTACGCCAAGCAGAAGCGTGAGCTCCTGAGCACCCTCGAGGAGCTCAAGTCGATCTCCGGCGGCAAGGTCCAGGTGAACGTCAACCAGATCGAGGTCTTCAGCCAAGAGGCGACCGTCGCCGAGCAGGCCTACGGCATCGAGCCCCGCCAGGTGGTCGCCAACGTGCAGGGCGCCCAGTCGCAGGACGAGATCTTCATGGGCGCGGCGTTCACCAGCGGCCTCGACAAGGTCGTGATCCCGTTTTTCGACCGCGGCGTGCCGGTCGAGTACGAGCTGGTCCGCTCGATCGCGACCGTCTCGCAGCAGAAACGCCGCAAGGTCGGCGTGCTCAAGACCGACGCCCCGCTGATGGGCGGCTTCACCATGCAGGGCCCCACCGAGGAGGCCCGCATTATCACCGAGCTCAAGAAGCAGTACGACCTGATCGAGGTCGACCCGGCCAACCCCATCACCGAGAAGTTTGACGTGCTGCTGGCCGTGCAGCCGTCGTCGCTCAGCCCCGACGCGATGGCCAACTTCGTCGCGCTGGTCAAGAGCGGCCAGCCCGTGGCGGTCTTCGAGGACCCGATGCCGGGCCTGATCCCCGGCGTGCCGGGCACCGCGCAGCCCAAGCAGCCGCAGGGCCAGATGGCGATGTTCGGCGGCGGCCAGCCCGAGCCGAAGGGCGACATCAACCAGCTGTGGGACGTGCTCGGCGTGCGGATGGGCGGCGAGGAGATCATCTGGCAGGCGTGGAACCCGTACCCGTCGGCCGGCGCGTTCTGGACGCCGCAGTGGGTGTTCGTCGACGAGAACAACGGCGCGCAGAACCCGTTCAGCCCCGACGACCCGATCAGCAAGGGCCTGGGCCAGGTGCTGTTCTTCTACGCCGGCGGCCTGAACAACATGAACCGCGAGGACGTCGACTTCATCAACCTGGCGGTGACCGGCGACCAGACCGGCGTGCTGCCGTACGCGGCGATCCGCGCCGTAGGGGACAGCCCGCGGCTCTCGCAGATGCACCGCGTGACCAACAAGTCGTACATCCTGGCCGCGCACGTCCGCGGCAACGTGATCGACGACGAGGAGCTGGAGCTCGACGACAAGGTCACCGACGAGGAGCTCGCCAAGGCCCAAGAAGAACTCGACTCGGGCGAGGCGGCCGACGGCGGCAAGAAGAAAGAAAAGAAGGAGCAGGTCAAGTTCAACGCCGTGGTGGTCGCCGACATCGACTGCCTGTCGGACACGTTCTTCGAGATCCGCCGCGTGGGCGAAGAGGAGATGTTCATCGACTGGCGGTTCCAGAACGTCACCTTCGTGCTGAACGTGCTCGACTCGCTCGCCGGCGACGACCGCTTTATCGCCCTGCGGAAGCGGAGTAAGAACTACCGCACGCTGGAGCAGATCGAGGCCGAGACCGCCAGGTACCGCGAGGCGTCGCAGGAAGAGGTGGAGAAGTTCCAGGAGGACGCCGCCGGCCAGATCGCGGCCGCCAACGAGAGCTACGAGAAGGCGATCGCCACAATCGAGGGCCGTGGTGATCTGTCGGCCATGGAGAAGCAGATGATGCTCGAGGAGGCCAACATCCGCGAACGCCGCAAGCGTGACGTGAAGATCAAGCGGCTCGAGGACGACCGCGACCAGCAGGTCCGCCAGAACGAGCGGGAGCTGGCCGCCAACATCCGCGGCGTGCAGCGGACCTACAAGATGGCCGCCGTGCTGGTGCCGCCGATCTTGCCGATCCTGCTCGCCGCCTGGGTCTTCTTCCACCGCCGCCAGCAGGAGAAGGAGGGCGTCTCACAGAGCCGCCTGCGTTACGGCTCGGCCGACGACAAGAAGGGGGCGGCCGCTTAG
- the cysC gene encoding adenylyl-sulfate kinase, protein MADPTDPQVVWHQHAVTREMREQQAGHRGFVLWFTGLSGSGKSTIAGAVDQQLHALGARTYLLDGDNVRHGLNAAPKMLEDRYGAEHAERFGLGFGKQDREENIRRIGAVAGLFCDAGFATLTAFVSPYRADRDAVRASLPDGDFIEVFVDTPLEVCESRDPKGLYKKARAGEIKGFTGIDDPYEAPANPELRLLTAEKGISELADEVIQYLRSAKKMTSKVD, encoded by the coding sequence ATGGCCGACCCCACCGACCCGCAAGTAGTTTGGCACCAGCACGCCGTGACCCGTGAGATGCGCGAGCAGCAGGCCGGCCACCGCGGTTTCGTGCTGTGGTTCACCGGCCTGAGCGGGTCGGGCAAGAGCACCATCGCCGGCGCGGTCGACCAGCAGCTGCACGCCCTCGGCGCCCGGACCTACCTGCTGGACGGCGACAACGTGCGGCACGGGCTGAACGCGGCGCCGAAGATGCTCGAGGACCGCTACGGCGCCGAGCACGCCGAGCGGTTCGGCTTGGGGTTTGGCAAGCAGGACCGCGAGGAGAACATCCGCCGCATCGGCGCGGTGGCCGGGCTGTTCTGCGACGCCGGCTTCGCGACGCTGACGGCGTTCGTGAGCCCCTACCGCGCCGACCGCGACGCCGTGCGGGCGAGCCTGCCCGACGGCGACTTCATCGAGGTGTTTGTCGACACCCCGCTGGAGGTCTGCGAGAGCCGCGACCCCAAGGGTCTGTACAAGAAGGCCCGGGCAGGCGAGATCAAGGGGTTCACCGGGATCGACGACCCATACGAGGCTCCCGCCAACCCGGAGCTGCGGTTGCTGACGGCGGAAAAGGGCATCAGCGAGCTGGCTGATGAGGTCATTCAGTATCTGCGATCCGCCAAAAAGATGACCTCGAAGGTAGATTAA
- a CDS encoding SGNH/GDSL hydrolase family protein, with translation MHWLVYHIASGHAFFSGVLLVALAVWASLSKRRFLRRLTGVAFLVGVIAIVLSSTALPSWLYAVAGVATLAWIASAFKRLADWRRPAANATLVALMLAEGVEFTHHQTPSPRPASSRSMAVIGDSVTAGMGGDDRSLTWPTLLGREHGLEIQDLSHVGETTASALKRAKAHTITAPLVVVEIGGNDILGTTDAADFAASLDALLTHLSKPGRQIMMFELPLIPLSHAYGRAQRTLAAKHGVLLIPKRVFLSIIAGSDSTLDSIHLTQEGH, from the coding sequence ATGCACTGGCTGGTCTACCACATCGCGAGCGGCCACGCGTTCTTCTCGGGCGTGCTGCTGGTCGCGTTGGCGGTCTGGGCCTCGCTGTCGAAACGCCGATTCCTCCGCCGCCTGACCGGGGTGGCGTTTCTGGTCGGCGTGATCGCCATCGTGCTCTCGTCGACCGCCCTCCCCTCATGGCTCTACGCGGTTGCGGGCGTCGCGACGCTCGCTTGGATCGCGTCGGCCTTCAAGCGGCTTGCCGATTGGCGCCGGCCGGCGGCCAACGCGACGCTGGTCGCCTTGATGCTGGCGGAGGGCGTCGAATTTACGCACCATCAGACTCCATCGCCCCGCCCCGCGTCCTCACGCAGCATGGCGGTGATCGGCGATTCGGTCACCGCCGGCATGGGGGGCGACGACCGGTCGCTAACCTGGCCGACGCTGCTCGGCCGCGAGCACGGCCTCGAGATCCAGGACCTGTCGCACGTCGGCGAGACAACCGCCTCGGCGCTCAAACGGGCGAAGGCCCACACGATCACCGCGCCGCTAGTCGTGGTCGAGATCGGCGGCAACGACATCCTCGGCACGACCGACGCCGCCGACTTCGCCGCCAGCCTCGACGCGCTGCTGACGCACCTCAGCAAGCCCGGCCGTCAGATCATGATGTTCGAGCTGCCGCTGATCCCGCTAAGCCACGCGTACGGCCGGGCCCAAAGAACCCTCGCCGCCAAGCACGGCGTGCTGCTAATCCCCAAGCGGGTCTTCCTGTCGATCATCGCCGGCAGCGACTCGACGCTCGACTCGATTCATCTTACGCAGGAAGGGCACTAA
- a CDS encoding DinB family protein: MNAHDALKRSAAMSAMVIGKYTEDLSDAELLTRPAAGCNHLAWQLGHLISSECQLLDGVCPGAAPELPAGFAENHSKEAAASDDPSQFCTLAEYQQLQAKVREATAAAIDKLSAEDLDQPGPEHMRDFCPTVGDMLLLIASHPLMHAGQFVPVRRALGKPVVI; this comes from the coding sequence TTGAACGCCCACGACGCCCTGAAACGATCCGCCGCCATGAGCGCCATGGTAATCGGCAAGTACACCGAGGACCTCTCGGACGCGGAGCTGCTGACCCGCCCGGCCGCCGGCTGCAACCACCTCGCCTGGCAGCTGGGGCACCTGATCTCGTCGGAGTGCCAGCTGCTGGACGGCGTGTGCCCCGGCGCGGCCCCCGAGCTGCCGGCCGGCTTCGCCGAGAACCACAGCAAAGAAGCCGCTGCGAGCGACGACCCGAGCCAGTTCTGCACGCTGGCCGAGTACCAGCAGCTGCAGGCCAAGGTCCGCGAGGCGACCGCCGCCGCCATCGACAAGCTGTCGGCCGAGGACCTCGACCAGCCCGGCCCCGAGCACATGCGGGACTTCTGCCCGACGGTCGGTGACATGCTGCTCTTGATCGCCTCGCACCCGCTGATGCACGCCGGGCAGTTTGTGCCGGTGCGGCGCGCGCTGGGCAAGCCGGTGGTGATCTAA
- the nadB gene encoding L-aspartate oxidase — protein MPQPIPRYLVPFHPKKIPHHFVDVLVIGGGIAGLRAAMQAPKDLSVLIVTKDVERESNSTYAQGGIAGVLDATDDFSNHVEDTLTAGANLCDREVVEMVVREAPEHIRQLIDWGARFDTDPDGDLTLGREGGHSHNRIVHALGDSTGREIMRAMWTHAKQEMGAQVWQNTFTIDLLTQAGASGESECRGALVWNPYHGKTFIWAKQTVLCTGGAGQLFRETTNPAVATGDGHAIAFRAGAELADMEFMQFHPTVLYIAGSSRSLVTEAMRGEGAVLLDSNGHRFMPEYDERAELAPRDVVSQAIVAQMEKTKHPNVYLDLSHLDAAFVQKRFPGIAKTCLEFGIDITTDKIPVRPGAHYMLGGVVVDQHGASSVPRLWAAGEATSTGLHGANRLASNSLLEGLVYGARAGRAACDAALGEADSFRAIPLENPAVDTKSELLDLQDIRNSLKALMWRRASVWRDAEGLEEADHNLESWRRYVLSRQLIDPSGWELQNMLVVAELMIHSARQRNESRGVHLRTDFPETDPAWRRRILVRLEDGQIESRLDKMLE, from the coding sequence ATGCCCCAGCCGATCCCGCGTTACCTGGTTCCGTTCCACCCCAAAAAGATCCCGCACCACTTTGTTGACGTGCTGGTGATCGGCGGCGGCATCGCCGGGCTGCGGGCGGCGATGCAGGCGCCCAAGGACCTGTCGGTGCTGATCGTCACGAAGGACGTCGAGCGGGAGTCGAACAGCACCTACGCGCAGGGCGGCATCGCCGGCGTGCTCGACGCGACCGACGACTTCTCGAACCACGTCGAGGACACGCTCACCGCCGGCGCCAACCTGTGCGACCGCGAGGTGGTCGAGATGGTGGTCCGCGAGGCGCCCGAGCACATCCGCCAGCTGATCGACTGGGGCGCGCGCTTCGACACCGACCCGGACGGCGACCTCACGCTCGGCCGTGAGGGCGGCCACAGCCACAACCGCATCGTGCACGCCTTGGGCGACTCAACCGGCCGCGAGATCATGCGCGCCATGTGGACCCACGCCAAGCAGGAGATGGGCGCCCAGGTCTGGCAGAACACGTTCACCATCGACCTGCTGACCCAAGCGGGCGCGTCGGGCGAGAGCGAGTGCCGCGGAGCCTTGGTCTGGAACCCCTACCACGGCAAGACCTTCATCTGGGCCAAGCAGACCGTCCTCTGCACCGGCGGCGCGGGCCAGCTCTTCCGCGAGACCACCAACCCGGCGGTCGCCACCGGCGACGGGCACGCGATTGCCTTCCGGGCCGGCGCCGAGCTGGCCGACATGGAGTTCATGCAGTTCCACCCCACGGTGCTGTACATCGCCGGCAGCAGCCGCAGCCTGGTCACCGAGGCGATGCGCGGCGAGGGCGCCGTGCTGCTCGACTCCAACGGCCACCGCTTCATGCCGGAGTACGACGAGCGGGCCGAGCTGGCCCCCCGTGACGTCGTGAGCCAGGCGATCGTCGCGCAGATGGAGAAGACCAAGCACCCGAACGTCTACCTCGACCTCAGCCACCTCGACGCGGCGTTCGTGCAGAAGCGGTTCCCGGGCATCGCCAAGACCTGCCTGGAGTTCGGCATCGACATCACCACCGACAAGATCCCGGTGCGGCCGGGCGCCCACTACATGCTGGGCGGCGTGGTGGTCGATCAGCACGGCGCGTCGAGCGTGCCGCGGCTGTGGGCCGCCGGCGAGGCGACCAGCACCGGCCTGCACGGCGCCAACCGCCTGGCGTCCAACAGCCTGCTGGAGGGCCTGGTGTACGGCGCGCGGGCGGGCCGCGCGGCGTGCGACGCGGCGCTCGGCGAGGCCGACTCGTTCCGCGCGATCCCGCTGGAGAACCCCGCGGTCGACACGAAGAGCGAGCTGCTCGACCTGCAGGACATCCGCAACTCGCTCAAGGCGCTGATGTGGCGGCGGGCGAGCGTGTGGCGCGACGCCGAGGGGCTCGAGGAGGCCGACCACAACCTCGAGAGCTGGCGGCGGTACGTGCTGTCCCGGCAGCTGATCGACCCGTCCGGCTGGGAGCTGCAGAACATGCTGGTGGTGGCCGAGCTGATGATCCACTCCGCCCGCCAGCGGAACGAGTCCCGCGGCGTGCACCTGCGGACCGACTTTCCCGAGACCGACCCCGCCTGGCGGCGGCGGATCCTGGTCCGGCTGGAGGACGGGCAGATCGAGTCGCGGCTGGATAAGATGCTCGAGTAG
- a CDS encoding BON domain-containing protein: MASRIQSRIQRRLGDRIRDLQVYVIDKNVTLQGCCATYYSKQLAQHAALGVLEDERLENDICVGLVN, translated from the coding sequence TTGGCGTCGCGCATTCAAAGCCGCATTCAGCGCCGGCTGGGGGATCGCATCCGTGACCTCCAGGTGTACGTGATCGACAAGAACGTCACGCTGCAGGGGTGCTGCGCCACGTACTATTCTAAGCAGCTAGCCCAGCACGCCGCGCTCGGCGTCCTCGAGGATGAGCGGCTTGAGAACGACATCTGCGTTGGCCTGGTTAACTAG
- a CDS encoding ABC transporter ATP-binding protein, with protein sequence MSTNDQPGSTPTQTPEPMIEAVGLSKFYGDFAATRDVSFTINRGEVAAFLGPNGAGKSTTMKLLTGYLAPSAGVARIAGYDVGTDRLTASRRLGYLPENGPLWHDMTPRGLLKFIGEARQMPAERLRQRTDEVIELCNLQAVLGKPVGKLSKGYKQRVGMAQALLHEPDVLILDEPTSGLDPNQIRDVRSLIRKLGETKTILLSTHILQEVDAMCNRVVFIDEGRVVFDGAPAEMTQQGASMDERFHQLTGASAGV encoded by the coding sequence ATGAGCACGAACGACCAGCCCGGCTCGACGCCCACCCAGACGCCCGAGCCGATGATCGAGGCCGTTGGCCTGTCGAAGTTTTACGGCGACTTCGCCGCGACACGCGACGTGTCGTTCACGATCAATCGCGGCGAGGTGGCCGCGTTCCTCGGCCCCAACGGCGCCGGCAAGAGCACCACGATGAAGCTGCTGACCGGCTACCTGGCGCCGTCGGCCGGCGTCGCACGGATCGCCGGCTACGACGTCGGGACCGACCGGCTGACCGCCTCGCGGCGCCTCGGCTACCTGCCAGAGAACGGCCCGCTGTGGCACGACATGACCCCCCGCGGCCTGCTGAAGTTCATCGGCGAGGCCCGCCAGATGCCGGCCGAACGCCTGCGGCAGCGGACCGACGAGGTGATCGAGCTGTGCAACCTGCAGGCGGTGCTCGGCAAGCCGGTCGGCAAGCTCTCCAAGGGCTACAAGCAGCGGGTCGGCATGGCGCAGGCGCTCCTGCACGAGCCCGACGTGCTGATCCTCGACGAGCCGACCAGCGGCCTCGACCCGAACCAGATCCGCGACGTCCGGAGCCTGATCCGCAAGCTCGGCGAGACCAAGACCATCCTCTTGAGCACGCACATCCTGCAGGAGGTCGACGCCATGTGCAACCGCGTCGTGTTTATCGACGAGGGCCGCGTCGTGTTCGACGGCGCGCCCGCCGAGATGACCCAGCAGGGCGCCTCGATGGACGAGCGTTTCCACCAGCTCACCGGCGCAAGCGCCGGGGTTTAG
- a CDS encoding DUF4340 domain-containing protein translates to MNETNKTLTFLGVAAVACVAAYLSQPQSAEIDVESEVVGKPLTKSFEAEQAGRMKITRFDEDAASLSTFEVAQDGRLWTIPSKGGYPADAQSQMAEAVNGVLDREILSVVTSNPADHPEYGVVDPDSPKLDVGQTGVGTRVTVTGEGDAPLVDLIIGHEVKDSDGLHYVRRANQDFVYVVKINPEDFSTTFEEWIEDDLLKISPWDIARVELNDYTAEMFMSQQGGLGVETDYKTDMTLRYDDSASKWQPVTLREATDARRGQFKEFTLAEDQELNSDKLGDLKSALDDLRIVDVSKKPAGLSADLKAGEDFMGNNEALLSLIQRGFAPVGTQDGARDLLASSGEVIVTMKDGVEYVLRFGNPQVEGGEANADGQAADDKAVNRYLFVMARFDEGAIEKPELEEVPALPDGAREQGVEQTGDATDDAEGDVEDQPEESADDEAEQEGDESAEEDAAEGDSEEAPTEELIAQRKEIEQRNQQKLDEYADKIKAGKDKVQALNDRFGDWYYVISNDVFKKIHLSREDVIKAKDAAEGEEGADANGGPLSGAGGAIPGMPNFGGLAAPPAEPAADDAAEQPAEEPAGDAEPEAPATTEEPAADGTTTNAEGDASEQAPE, encoded by the coding sequence ATGAACGAAACCAACAAAACGCTGACCTTCCTGGGCGTCGCCGCGGTGGCGTGCGTCGCGGCCTACCTGAGCCAGCCCCAGTCGGCCGAGATCGACGTCGAGAGCGAGGTGGTCGGCAAGCCGCTGACCAAGTCGTTCGAGGCCGAGCAGGCCGGCCGGATGAAGATCACCCGCTTCGACGAGGACGCGGCCAGCCTGAGCACCTTCGAGGTCGCCCAGGACGGTCGCCTGTGGACCATCCCGTCCAAGGGGGGCTACCCGGCCGACGCGCAGAGCCAGATGGCCGAGGCGGTCAACGGCGTCTTGGACCGCGAGATCCTCTCGGTCGTGACCAGCAACCCGGCCGACCACCCCGAGTATGGCGTCGTCGACCCCGACTCGCCCAAGCTCGACGTCGGCCAGACCGGCGTCGGGACCCGCGTCACGGTGACCGGCGAGGGCGACGCCCCGCTGGTCGACCTGATCATCGGTCACGAGGTCAAGGACTCCGACGGGCTGCACTACGTCCGCCGCGCGAACCAAGACTTCGTCTACGTCGTGAAGATCAACCCCGAGGACTTCTCCACCACGTTTGAGGAGTGGATCGAGGACGACCTCCTAAAGATCAGCCCGTGGGACATCGCCCGGGTCGAGCTGAACGACTACACGGCCGAGATGTTCATGAGCCAACAGGGCGGCCTGGGCGTCGAGACCGACTACAAGACCGACATGACCCTCCGCTACGACGACAGCGCCTCCAAGTGGCAGCCGGTCACGCTCCGCGAGGCGACCGACGCCCGCCGCGGACAGTTCAAGGAGTTCACCCTCGCCGAGGACCAAGAGCTCAACTCCGACAAGCTGGGCGACCTCAAGAGCGCGCTGGACGACCTGCGGATCGTCGACGTCTCGAAGAAGCCGGCCGGGCTGTCCGCTGACCTCAAGGCGGGCGAGGACTTCATGGGCAACAACGAGGCCCTGCTGAGCCTAATCCAGCGCGGCTTCGCGCCAGTCGGCACGCAGGACGGCGCCCGCGACCTGCTGGCGAGCTCCGGCGAGGTGATCGTCACGATGAAGGACGGCGTCGAGTACGTGCTGCGGTTTGGCAACCCGCAGGTCGAGGGGGGCGAGGCCAACGCCGACGGCCAGGCCGCCGACGACAAGGCCGTCAACCGCTACCTGTTCGTGATGGCCCGCTTCGACGAGGGCGCCATCGAGAAGCCGGAGCTCGAAGAAGTCCCCGCGTTGCCCGACGGCGCCCGGGAGCAAGGAGTCGAGCAGACCGGCGATGCGACCGACGACGCCGAGGGCGATGTCGAGGACCAGCCAGAAGAGTCCGCCGACGACGAGGCCGAGCAGGAGGGCGATGAGTCGGCCGAGGAAGACGCCGCCGAGGGTGACTCCGAAGAAGCGCCGACCGAAGAGCTGATCGCCCAGCGTAAAGAGATCGAGCAGCGCAATCAGCAGAAGCTCGACGAGTACGCCGACAAGATCAAGGCCGGCAAGGACAAGGTCCAGGCCCTCAACGACCGCTTCGGCGACTGGTACTACGTGATCTCGAACGACGTCTTCAAGAAGATCCACCTCAGCCGCGAGGACGTCATCAAGGCCAAGGACGCCGCTGAGGGCGAAGAGGGCGCCGACGCCAACGGCGGCCCGCTGAGCGGCGCCGGCGGCGCGATCCCCGGCATGCCCAACTTCGGCGGCCTGGCCGCCCCGCCCGCCGAGCCCGCGGCCGATGACGCCGCCGAACAGCCGGCCGAAGAGCCGGCGGGCGATGCCGAACCCGAGGCCCCGGCCACGACCGAAGAGCCGGCCGCCGACGGCACGACGACAAACGCCGAGGGCGACGCGTCCGAGCAGGCCCCGGAGTAA
- the lpxK gene encoding tetraacyldisaccharide 4'-kinase, which translates to MNEQFFHQLVSGKRRGPAAALLRAGLWGGQWPYRAAVSLRNRRFDKDSDAVARVSVPVISIGNLTVGGTGKTPMVKWVARYLREAAVRVAIVSRGYGAEQGAVNDEAIELEQSLPDVPHLQDPDRVASARIAIEELETQLILMDDGFQHRRLGRDLDIVLLDATCPFGHGHLLPRGLLREPVGSLRRADVICLTRADLVDESERRAIKATALKQAPQALWCEATHAPQRLISSEGREQTLATLDGTRVAAFCGIGNPAAFRRTLESLGCKLAAWREFPDHHRYTREDIDQVAVDAAGADLVVCTHKDLAKVQSEILGNRPLWALEIAMQWLSGEQQLAERLNLLAQQAAAAE; encoded by the coding sequence GTGAACGAGCAATTCTTCCACCAACTCGTCAGCGGAAAACGCCGCGGGCCGGCCGCTGCGCTGCTGCGGGCCGGGCTGTGGGGCGGCCAGTGGCCGTACCGGGCGGCCGTATCGCTGCGGAACCGGCGGTTCGACAAGGACTCAGACGCTGTTGCCCGCGTGTCGGTTCCCGTCATTAGCATCGGCAACCTGACGGTCGGCGGCACCGGCAAGACGCCGATGGTGAAGTGGGTTGCACGCTATCTGCGGGAGGCGGCAGTGCGGGTCGCCATCGTCAGCCGCGGCTACGGCGCCGAGCAGGGCGCCGTCAACGACGAGGCGATCGAGCTCGAGCAGTCGCTGCCCGACGTGCCGCACCTGCAGGACCCGGACCGGGTCGCCTCGGCGCGGATCGCAATCGAGGAGCTCGAAACGCAGCTCATCCTCATGGACGACGGGTTCCAGCACCGCCGGCTGGGGCGGGACCTCGACATCGTGCTCCTGGACGCGACCTGCCCGTTTGGCCACGGGCACCTGCTGCCCCGCGGGCTGCTGCGGGAGCCGGTCGGCTCGCTCCGCCGGGCTGACGTGATCTGCCTGACGCGGGCCGACCTGGTCGACGAGTCCGAGCGACGGGCGATCAAAGCGACCGCCCTCAAGCAAGCCCCGCAGGCCCTGTGGTGCGAGGCAACCCACGCCCCGCAGCGGCTGATCAGCAGCGAGGGGCGCGAGCAGACGCTGGCTACGCTCGACGGCACGCGGGTCGCCGCCTTCTGCGGCATTGGCAATCCGGCCGCGTTCCGCCGGACGCTCGAGTCGCTCGGCTGTAAGCTGGCCGCCTGGCGGGAGTTCCCCGACCACCACCGCTACACGCGGGAAGATATCGACCAGGTAGCTGTCGACGCGGCCGGCGCCGACCTGGTCGTCTGCACCCACAAGGACCTGGCGAAGGTCCAATCAGAAATCCTCGGAAATCGTCCGCTGTGGGCGTTGGAGATTGCCATGCAATGGCTATCTGGCGAGCAGCAGTTGGCCGAACGACTCAATCTGCTCGCTCAGCAGGCAGCCGCGGCCGAATAG